Proteins from a single region of Bos javanicus breed banteng chromosome 25, ARS-OSU_banteng_1.0, whole genome shotgun sequence:
- the PGAP6 gene encoding post-GPI attachment to proteins factor 6 isoform X2, with product MRGAGTGTGGAAVAVAMSLLLLLLSRSPPAAAGDGRKSDSRLVSEQFSQAPQKLAFYNWYGSARLFHFRVPPDTVLLHWLLQVTRGSGPTCNNVETTVYFRYGAPPVINPLGTSFANNTSVQPSFLLRMLQDNASVNVSYPAPGDWFVAAHLPPSSHKIEVKPDMLVVRVVEMSILEPDVPLPLVLLSQPSYLKVFVPKHTQELRLELQGCVSNGSLGCPVHLTVGSATLPGNFQKVLTCSDPTTACRLLLPSPPWERWLQVTAKSLAGPRVLVTFSAVAALTACRPWTVNLQRLLQSSPNQSSNASTGPPPLSPNTQDLDQSGEAGSGAFCFRSFPILREDMDVVSVRFRPLDRASVLVQTDMPSVMKLHLNTGMDSGGSLSISVSVNQTVIASNTSVVACVTAGSPFLSFNTSLNCTTAFFQGYPLSLSASSPTANLSIPYPETDNWYLSLQVLCPERPEECMQASVLVETTLYLVPCLNDCGPYGQCLLLRRHGYLYAGCSCRAGWRGWSCTDNSTAQTLAQQKVATLLLTLSNLMFLAPIAISVHRCLLVEASVYAYTMFFSTFYHACDQPGDAVLCILNYDTLQYCDFLGSGVSIWVTVLCMARLKASLKYVLFILGALILAMSLQLDRRAAWNTMGPCLFAIVVMVTMWVYRCGRRRHCYPPSWQRWVFYLLPGLSMAALALTIYVSMMTSENYYYTHSIWHMLLAGSAAFLLPPREQHAEPWACAQKLTCHYEICKNHRDELYTVT from the exons ATGCGCGGGGCTGGGACTGGGACCGGGGGCGCGGCGGTGGCGGTGGCGatgtcgctgctgctgctgctgctctctcGGTCCCCGCCTGCCGCCGCTGGCGACGGCAGAAAGAGCG ACTCCAGGCTGGTGTCAGAGCAGTTCTCCCAGGCCCCGCAGAAGCTGGCCTTTTACAACTGGTACGGCAGCGCCCGGCTCTTCCACTTCCGTGTGCCCCCGGACACGGTGCTGCTGCACTGGCTGCTGCAGGTCACCCGGGGCAGCGGCCCCACCTGCAACAACGTGGAGACCACCGT GTACTTCCGCTACGGCGCCCCTCCTGTCATCAACCCACTGGGCACCAGCTTCGCCAACAATACCTCGGTGCAgccctccttcctcctcaggATGCTGCAGGACAACGCCTCTGTCAATGTCTCCTACCCAGCACCTGGGGACTGGTTTGTGGCCGCCCACCTGCCCCCCTCCTCCCATAAGATTGAGGTGAAG CCGGACATGCTGGTCGTGCGAGTGGTTGAGATGTCCATCCTGGAGCCTGACGTGCCCCTCCCACTAGTCCTCCTCTCCCAGCCCAGCTACCTCAA AGTCTTCGTCCCCAAGCACACCCAGGAGCTGCGGCTGGAGCTGCAGGGCTGTGTGTCCAATGGGAGCCTGGGCTGCCCTGTGCACCTTACCGTGGGGTCGGCCACCCTGCCAGGAAACTTCCAGAAGGTGCTCACTTGTAGCGATCCCACCACGGCCTGCCGCCTGCTGCTGCCCTCACCACCCTGGGAACGGTGGCTGCAAGTGACGGCCAAGAGCCTGGCGGGGCCCCGCGTGTTGGTGACGTTTAGTGCCGTGGCTGCCCTCACAG CCTGCAGACCGTGGACTGTGAACCTCCAGCGCCTTCTGCAGAGCAGCCCGAACCAAAGCAGCAACGCCTCCACGGGCCCGCCGCCCCTGAGCCCCAACACCCAGGACCTGGACCAGAGTGGCGAGGCAGGCAGCGGCGCCTTCTGCTTCAGGAGCTTCCCCATCCTGCGGGAAGACATGGATGTGGTGTCTGTGCGCTTCCGGCCCCTGGACAGGGCCTCGGTGCTCGTGCAGACGGACATGCCCTCAGTGATGAAACTGCACCTTAACACGGGCATGGACAGTGGGGGCTCCCTCAGCATCTCCGTGAGCGTCAACCAG ACCGTGATTGCCAGCAACACCTCGGTGGTGGCCTGTGTGACCGCCGGCTCGCCCTTCCTCAGCTTCAACACTTCGCTCAACTGCACCACAG CCTTCTTCCAGGGTTACCCCTTGTCCCTGAGTGCCTCGTCTCCCACAGCCAACCTCAGCATCCCCTACCCAGAGACGGACAACTGGTACCTCTCCCTGCAGGTCCTCTGCCCCGAGAGGCCTGA GGAGTGCATGCAGGCCTCAGTCCTTGTGGAGACCACCTTGTACTTGGTGCCTTGCCTGAACGACTGCGGACCCTACGGCCAGTGCCTTCTGCTGCGTAGACACGGCTACCTGTATGCGGGCTGCAGCTGCAGGGCAG GCTGGCGTGGATGGAGCTGCACAGACAACAGCACAGCCCAGACTCTGGCCCAGCAGAAGGTAGCCACCCTCCTGCTCACCCTGAGCAACCTCATGTTCCTGGCCCCCATTGCCATCTCTGTGCACCGCTGCCTCCTGGTGGAGGCCTCAGTCTATGCCTACACCATGTTCTTCTCCACG TTCTACCACGCCTGCGATCAGCCGGGTGACGCTGTGCTCTGCATTCTCAACTACGACACGCTGCAGTACTGCGacttcctgggctctggagtgtCCATCTGGGTCACTGTCCTCTGCATGGCCCGGCTGAAGGCGTCCCTGAAATAC GTCCTCTTTATCCTGGGCGCTCTGATCCTCGCCATGTCCTTGCAGCTGGACCGCAGGGCCGCCTGGAACACGATGGGGCCTTGCCTCTTTGCCATCGTGGTCATGGTTACCATGTGG GTATACCGCTGCGGGCGCCGGCGCCACTGCTACCCCCCCTCCTGGCAGCGCTGGGTCTTCTACCTCCTGCCCGGCCTCTCCATGGCTGCTCTGGCCCTCACCATCTATGTTTCCATGATGACCAGCGAAAACTATTACTACACCCACAGCATCTGGCACATGCTGCTGGCAGGGAGCGCAGCCTTCTTGCTGCCGCCAAGGGAACAGCACGCCGAGCCCTGGGCCTGCGCCCAGAAGCTCACCTGCCACTATGAAATCTGCAAGAACCACCGGGACGAGCTATACACAGTGACATGA
- the PGAP6 gene encoding post-GPI attachment to proteins factor 6 isoform X1 → MRGAGTGTGGAAVAVAMSLLLLLLSRSPPAAAGDGRKSDSRLVSEQFSQAPQKLAFYNWYGSARLFHFRVPPDTVLLHWLLQVTRGSGPTCNNVETTVYFRYGAPPVINPLGTSFANNTSVQPSFLLRMLQDNASVNVSYPAPGDWFVAAHLPPSSHKIEVKDFIPTCAYIFQPDMLVVRVVEMSILEPDVPLPLVLLSQPSYLKVFVPKHTQELRLELQGCVSNGSLGCPVHLTVGSATLPGNFQKVLTCSDPTTACRLLLPSPPWERWLQVTAKSLAGPRVLVTFSAVAALTACRPWTVNLQRLLQSSPNQSSNASTGPPPLSPNTQDLDQSGEAGSGAFCFRSFPILREDMDVVSVRFRPLDRASVLVQTDMPSVMKLHLNTGMDSGGSLSISVSVNQTVIASNTSVVACVTAGSPFLSFNTSLNCTTAFFQGYPLSLSASSPTANLSIPYPETDNWYLSLQVLCPERPEECMQASVLVETTLYLVPCLNDCGPYGQCLLLRRHGYLYAGCSCRAGWRGWSCTDNSTAQTLAQQKVATLLLTLSNLMFLAPIAISVHRCLLVEASVYAYTMFFSTFYHACDQPGDAVLCILNYDTLQYCDFLGSGVSIWVTVLCMARLKASLKYVLFILGALILAMSLQLDRRAAWNTMGPCLFAIVVMVTMWVYRCGRRRHCYPPSWQRWVFYLLPGLSMAALALTIYVSMMTSENYYYTHSIWHMLLAGSAAFLLPPREQHAEPWACAQKLTCHYEICKNHRDELYTVT, encoded by the exons ATGCGCGGGGCTGGGACTGGGACCGGGGGCGCGGCGGTGGCGGTGGCGatgtcgctgctgctgctgctgctctctcGGTCCCCGCCTGCCGCCGCTGGCGACGGCAGAAAGAGCG ACTCCAGGCTGGTGTCAGAGCAGTTCTCCCAGGCCCCGCAGAAGCTGGCCTTTTACAACTGGTACGGCAGCGCCCGGCTCTTCCACTTCCGTGTGCCCCCGGACACGGTGCTGCTGCACTGGCTGCTGCAGGTCACCCGGGGCAGCGGCCCCACCTGCAACAACGTGGAGACCACCGT GTACTTCCGCTACGGCGCCCCTCCTGTCATCAACCCACTGGGCACCAGCTTCGCCAACAATACCTCGGTGCAgccctccttcctcctcaggATGCTGCAGGACAACGCCTCTGTCAATGTCTCCTACCCAGCACCTGGGGACTGGTTTGTGGCCGCCCACCTGCCCCCCTCCTCCCATAAGATTGAGGTGAAG GACTTTATTCCCACCTGTGCCTACATCTTCCAGCCGGACATGCTGGTCGTGCGAGTGGTTGAGATGTCCATCCTGGAGCCTGACGTGCCCCTCCCACTAGTCCTCCTCTCCCAGCCCAGCTACCTCAA AGTCTTCGTCCCCAAGCACACCCAGGAGCTGCGGCTGGAGCTGCAGGGCTGTGTGTCCAATGGGAGCCTGGGCTGCCCTGTGCACCTTACCGTGGGGTCGGCCACCCTGCCAGGAAACTTCCAGAAGGTGCTCACTTGTAGCGATCCCACCACGGCCTGCCGCCTGCTGCTGCCCTCACCACCCTGGGAACGGTGGCTGCAAGTGACGGCCAAGAGCCTGGCGGGGCCCCGCGTGTTGGTGACGTTTAGTGCCGTGGCTGCCCTCACAG CCTGCAGACCGTGGACTGTGAACCTCCAGCGCCTTCTGCAGAGCAGCCCGAACCAAAGCAGCAACGCCTCCACGGGCCCGCCGCCCCTGAGCCCCAACACCCAGGACCTGGACCAGAGTGGCGAGGCAGGCAGCGGCGCCTTCTGCTTCAGGAGCTTCCCCATCCTGCGGGAAGACATGGATGTGGTGTCTGTGCGCTTCCGGCCCCTGGACAGGGCCTCGGTGCTCGTGCAGACGGACATGCCCTCAGTGATGAAACTGCACCTTAACACGGGCATGGACAGTGGGGGCTCCCTCAGCATCTCCGTGAGCGTCAACCAG ACCGTGATTGCCAGCAACACCTCGGTGGTGGCCTGTGTGACCGCCGGCTCGCCCTTCCTCAGCTTCAACACTTCGCTCAACTGCACCACAG CCTTCTTCCAGGGTTACCCCTTGTCCCTGAGTGCCTCGTCTCCCACAGCCAACCTCAGCATCCCCTACCCAGAGACGGACAACTGGTACCTCTCCCTGCAGGTCCTCTGCCCCGAGAGGCCTGA GGAGTGCATGCAGGCCTCAGTCCTTGTGGAGACCACCTTGTACTTGGTGCCTTGCCTGAACGACTGCGGACCCTACGGCCAGTGCCTTCTGCTGCGTAGACACGGCTACCTGTATGCGGGCTGCAGCTGCAGGGCAG GCTGGCGTGGATGGAGCTGCACAGACAACAGCACAGCCCAGACTCTGGCCCAGCAGAAGGTAGCCACCCTCCTGCTCACCCTGAGCAACCTCATGTTCCTGGCCCCCATTGCCATCTCTGTGCACCGCTGCCTCCTGGTGGAGGCCTCAGTCTATGCCTACACCATGTTCTTCTCCACG TTCTACCACGCCTGCGATCAGCCGGGTGACGCTGTGCTCTGCATTCTCAACTACGACACGCTGCAGTACTGCGacttcctgggctctggagtgtCCATCTGGGTCACTGTCCTCTGCATGGCCCGGCTGAAGGCGTCCCTGAAATAC GTCCTCTTTATCCTGGGCGCTCTGATCCTCGCCATGTCCTTGCAGCTGGACCGCAGGGCCGCCTGGAACACGATGGGGCCTTGCCTCTTTGCCATCGTGGTCATGGTTACCATGTGG GTATACCGCTGCGGGCGCCGGCGCCACTGCTACCCCCCCTCCTGGCAGCGCTGGGTCTTCTACCTCCTGCCCGGCCTCTCCATGGCTGCTCTGGCCCTCACCATCTATGTTTCCATGATGACCAGCGAAAACTATTACTACACCCACAGCATCTGGCACATGCTGCTGGCAGGGAGCGCAGCCTTCTTGCTGCCGCCAAGGGAACAGCACGCCGAGCCCTGGGCCTGCGCCCAGAAGCTCACCTGCCACTATGAAATCTGCAAGAACCACCGGGACGAGCTATACACAGTGACATGA
- the NME4 gene encoding nucleoside diphosphate kinase, mitochondrial isoform X1: MRGLSGLAALRGLLCGARALGPSLLARSCSGGPSWTRERTLVAVKPDGVQRRLVGDVIQRFERRGFKLVGMKMLQAPERILAEHYHDLQRKPFYPALISYMSSGPVVAMVWEGPNVVCTSRAMIGHTNSAKAAPGTIRGDFSTHVSRNVIHASDSVEGAQREIQLWFQSSELVDWADEGHLSSIYAA; this comes from the exons ATGCGCGGCCTCTCCGGGCTCGCGGCGCTGCGGGGGCTGCTGTGCGGCGCGCGGGCCCTGGGCCCCAGCCTGCTCGCGCGCTCCTGCTCGG GAGGACCCTCCTGGACCCGGGAGCGGACGCTGGTTGCGGTGAAGCCAGACGGGGTACAGCGGCGGCTAGTTGGGGATGTGATCCAGCGCTTTGAGAGGAGGGGCTTCAAGCTGGTGGGGATGAAGATGCTGCAG GCCCCAGAGAGGATCCTTGCTGAGCACTACCACGATCTGCAGAGGAAGCCCTTCTACCCAGCCCTCATCAGCTACATGAGCTCCGGCCCGGTGGTGGCCATG GTCTGGGAAGGCCCCAATGTGGTCTGCACCTCGAGGGCCATGATAGGCCACACTAACTCTGCCAAGGCTGCCCCTGGCACCATCCGGGGAGACTTCAGCACCCACGTCAGCAG GAATGTCATCCATGCCAGTGACTCCGTGGAGGGGGCCCAGAGAGAGATCCAGCTGTGGTTCCAGAGCAGTGAGCTGGTGGACTGGGCAGATGAAGGCCACCTCAGCAGCATCTACGCagcctga
- the NME4 gene encoding nucleoside diphosphate kinase, mitochondrial isoform X2 has protein sequence MKMLQAPERILAEHYHDLQRKPFYPALISYMSSGPVVAMVWEGPNVVCTSRAMIGHTNSAKAAPGTIRGDFSTHVSRNVIHASDSVEGAQREIQLWFQSSELVDWADEGHLSSIYAA, from the exons ATGAAGATGCTGCAG GCCCCAGAGAGGATCCTTGCTGAGCACTACCACGATCTGCAGAGGAAGCCCTTCTACCCAGCCCTCATCAGCTACATGAGCTCCGGCCCGGTGGTGGCCATG GTCTGGGAAGGCCCCAATGTGGTCTGCACCTCGAGGGCCATGATAGGCCACACTAACTCTGCCAAGGCTGCCCCTGGCACCATCCGGGGAGACTTCAGCACCCACGTCAGCAG GAATGTCATCCATGCCAGTGACTCCGTGGAGGGGGCCCAGAGAGAGATCCAGCTGTGGTTCCAGAGCAGTGAGCTGGTGGACTGGGCAGATGAAGGCCACCTCAGCAGCATCTACGCagcctga